The proteins below come from a single Deinococcota bacterium genomic window:
- a CDS encoding peptide-binding protein, producing the protein MNGFRSLGIAAIALLFALISAVSAQQAEAGGELIIGVDQEAIGMDPNIVTSFSSHRRVELLYNRLVRYDENANVVPDLA; encoded by the coding sequence ATGAACGGATTTAGAAGCCTAGGCATTGCGGCCATCGCCTTGCTGTTCGCCCTCATAAGCGCCGTAAGCGCGCAGCAGGCCGAGGCTGGCGGGGAGCTCATCATCGGTGTCGACCAGGAAGCGATTGGCATGGATCCCAATATCGTCACCTCCTTTTCGTCGCACCGGCGCGTCGAGCTGCTCTACAACCGGCTCGTCCGCTACGACGAAAACGCCAACGTCGTGCCCGACTTAGCC
- a CDS encoding beta-lactamase family protein yields MRRVVEEAVGRDEVPSVVAMVGTASTRHLVTAAGRRETWSEGAAVDRSTVYDLASLTKVVATLPAVLKLIDSGEIRLGSRIADFFTNAGWFQSPSLADVTVESLLSHSSGLPAWKPLFAWASKRETAMANVLQSGLEHPAGSYVYSDLGFILLGAIVERVSGLRLDAFVRQEIFEPLGMKETRFGSLQEENVAATEDCGWRNMRLQGVVHDENAYVLDGIAGHAGLFGTADDLATYAQAWLSRDARLASEEMLALATREYVRDEEARRGLGWILWTEPSSAGRYAGPEAYGHTGFTGTSLWLNPGSKGPSGPNPDNDWFAVLLTNRVHPSRTCGQNIHALRVAFHEAVGESFRGLNGKLPSEVMV; encoded by the coding sequence GTGCGACGCGTCGTCGAAGAGGCGGTCGGAAGGGACGAGGTGCCCAGCGTGGTGGCAATGGTCGGCACCGCTTCCACACGCCACCTGGTGACGGCGGCAGGGCGGCGGGAGACCTGGAGCGAGGGGGCAGCCGTCGACAGAAGCACCGTCTATGACCTAGCCTCGCTCACCAAGGTCGTCGCCACGCTGCCCGCGGTCCTCAAGCTGATCGACAGCGGCGAGATTCGGCTGGGGAGCCGCATTGCCGACTTTTTCACTAACGCCGGCTGGTTTCAGTCGCCTTCGCTGGCCGACGTGACGGTGGAGAGCTTGCTCAGCCACAGTTCAGGCCTGCCTGCCTGGAAGCCACTCTTCGCCTGGGCGAGCAAGCGCGAAACCGCTATGGCCAATGTCTTGCAGAGCGGGCTCGAGCATCCTGCCGGCAGCTACGTCTACAGCGACCTGGGCTTCATTCTGCTGGGCGCCATCGTCGAGCGGGTGAGCGGCCTGAGGCTGGACGCTTTTGTGCGCCAGGAGATTTTCGAGCCGCTCGGCATGAAGGAGACGCGCTTCGGCTCGCTTCAAGAAGAGAACGTCGCCGCCACTGAAGACTGTGGCTGGCGCAACATGCGCCTTCAGGGCGTGGTCCACGACGAGAACGCTTATGTCCTGGATGGTATCGCCGGGCACGCGGGACTTTTCGGCACGGCGGACGACTTGGCAACCTACGCGCAGGCCTGGCTAAGCCGTGACGCGCGCCTGGCTTCGGAAGAGATGTTGGCGCTGGCGACCAGGGAGTACGTGCGAGACGAGGAGGCGCGCCGCGGCCTGGGCTGGATCCTGTGGACCGAGCCCTCGAGCGCCGGGCGCTACGCTGGCCCCGAAGCCTACGGTCACACCGGCTTTACGGGCACCAGTCTGTGGCTCAACCCAGGGTCCAAAGGGCCTAGTGGCCCTAACCCCGACAATGATTGGTTCGCCGTCTTGCTCACCAACCGCGTGCATCCGTCGAGGACCTGCGGTCAGAACATCCACGCCCTGCGGGTCGCCTTTCACGAGGCGGTCGGCGAGTCCTTTAGAGGCTTGAACGGTAAGCTGCCCAGCGAGGTGATGGTATGA